The genome window AAATTCGGAGGAGATTCGTTAAGCGAAACGAAGAGAAATTTCACCGGCTGGAAAAAATATCTAAACAAGAGAAGGGTGCGATAAAAATGATCAGGAGGCAGGGTTCAATTTGCTTAAAGTCTATTACATTTAATCCATTCGGGGAGAATACCTATCTCCTTTGGGATGATGAAACAAAGGATGGTGTCATATTTGACCCGGGATGTTCAGACTCTCAGGAGGAGTTTGAACTGAGCAGTTATGTCTTAGAGCAAAAAATCCATGTTAAAGCGGTAATCAATACACACTGCCATCTGGATCACGTCTGGGGCAATCCTTTCGTTATTGAAACCTGGGGATGTCCTTTCTTTGCTCCCGAACTTGAACTCCCGCTCCTGAGAAATGCAAGAAAGCAGGGGCAGAGTTTTGGACTTATATTACCCGACCAGCCTGAACCGGACTCTCTCATTCGGGAGGAGGGCCTGTTGGAATTCGGAAGCATTAAGCTCCGCAGTATATTTACTCCCGGCCATGCCCCCGGAGAGTATTGTTTCCTGGTCGAAGGGACTGAATTTCTGATTGCCGGAGATGTGCTTTTTGAAGAGAGCATTGGCCGGACCGATTTGCCGGGGGGAAACCATAAGACGCTTATTGCCTCTATCAAAGAGAAACTATTTACCCTGCCCGACTCAACAGAGATATTTCCGGGGCATGGGAATTCTACAACTATCCGGCATGAAAAAGCTTTTAATCCGTTTCTGACGTAGATAACTATCTATTTTGTTGATTTATTGTATATTTACATCCTATTGTTCTATCACATCTCAATGAAGGAGACAAAATGAAAAAACTGCTAATTCCCCTTTTTGTTATGCTTGCTGCGTTTTCAGTCAGAGCACAGGACCTCCAGGAGACTCTCTCGAATCTTTCACAGGATGCAGCTAAAGCATATGTTAAACCGATAGTTTCTGCATTCGGGGCTAACATGAATTCAGGTTGGATTCACCGTGCGGTTCCGAATAAGACCTTCGGAATAGATTTTGAGGTGGGACTTGTTGTAATGGGCACCCTTTTTTCTGACGATTCGAAAAAGTTTTCCGCAAACGGAAGTTTTCGTTTTAACACCGATCAGGCAACACAGCTTACCACGGGTATGGATAATACGTGGGGACAGCGCGATACGATTATAAAGTATTTAACACAGGAAGATTTCACTGTCGGTATAAGCGGCCCAACAATAATTGGTTCAAAATCTGAAAATCTTGTTATTAGTTTTGGAGGTAAAACCTATACGGTAAATACTCCGCTGGGTCCCAGAAGTGAAACCGTGCAGCCGGATACTATTAGTATTCCCGGGGTTGCAGGATTTATAGAAAACTTGCCAGCTATACCCTTAGTTGCTCCTCAGTTAACTTTGGGTACTTTTTTTGGTACTGCTGTTGCCATTCGTTACCTTCCTGAAACTGAGATAACAAAAGACCTGGGTAAAGTCAAGTATTTTGGCTTCGGAATCCAGCACAACCCATCAATGTGGATACCATTCCCTATGCCTATTGACATTTCAGCAGGATTTTTTACACAGACTCTGGAAGTTGGTTCAATCTTCAAGAGTACAGCCACTTCATTCGGTGTATATGCAAGCAAGCAGATCGGACCTGGCTTCCTGAGCGTTACTCCATACGTTGGATTCCTGCTCGAGTCTAGTGACATTACTGTTAAATATGATTTTGAGCTTAAAGACACACCGACACCGGGAACAAGCACCGTTCTTCCAATCGAGTTTAAGGTAGAAGGTGAAAATAAATCAAGAGTACTGTTGGGTGCTTCTTTTAAAATCGGTCTTTTTAACATCAATGCAGATTACAATATAGGCAAGTATAAAAGTGCAAGCGCTGGCTTCGCATTTAACTTCTGATAATTTTCCAGATATCCAGACCGGGACAGTTACTCTGTCCCGGTTTTCTTTTTATCCTGATTCGATAATCTAACGTTAAAGGAATACCTGCTTGAAGCAGAAAATATTATTTGCAGCCGCTGTGCTTCTGCTCCTTACGGCAGGGGAATTGTTTACTATTCCGAAGCTGATTCCATCGGGAAGTTCAGTCCTTTCAGCTTTCGGTACACTCCTCAGCGGCTATGATCTTTTATTTCATTCCTTCTACAGCATAACAACAGTCGTATCCAATCTTATTATTTCGAATGTCTTATTATCTTTTCTGATGCCAGCCTATATCGGGTCAAGACTGCAGAAAGGTGAGTTGGCGGTTATCCCGATAGGAGTTCTCTCAATTGGTATATTCTTCACCGGACTTTATATACTGTTTCTTTTTCCGTATCAGCATCTTGCTTTATCTGTTATGCTCTTCCCGGTCTCGCTTGCCTTAAGTTATAATAATATGGTACCTGAACTGAACGGACTCCGTGGTGATACAATGCACTTTTATTCCTCCCTGACCGGAGATAAAAATTCAATGTATCAGATTTTAAGCGGATCACTGATGAGGGGAAAAATATTTTTTAATATTCATGATGTGCTCAATTCCCTCTGGATGTGGCTGCTTCTTTTTGAGTTTCTGTCTGATTACGGAAAAGGGCTTGGCTATCTTATCAGAATTGGTTTTGAATACTGGAGTCTGCCGGTAATGGCGGCATCAATGATTTATACGGTTCTGTTCATCTGGGCTGCCAATCTGCTCATGGATGCAATGATTTACCTGGTTAAAATAAGGAGACTGAAGAATTAACATGAAAATAAGCTTTCAGGATCTTAGTTTCTCCTATCAGAACCGTCTCGGAATTTCCCGGCGTGTTATCAGCGGCTTAACACTTGATATTACTTGGGATGGTAATAAAGCGATTGCCGGAATGCTGCTGCCTTATGGCGGCGGTAAATCTTCGCTGCTGCGAATTGCAGCCGGTCTTCTGACCCCTGATTCGGGGTCTTGCGTTGTTACGGGCGATAATGGCAAACCAGTAAAAGTTGTATATATTCCTCCGGTTCCCTGCAGCCTGTCCTGGCTCTCTTTTGATGAGCAGGTGCGGCTGGTGCTCCCGGATTTAAGGGACCAAAGTAAAATAAAACAAGGCGCTGAAATTTGCGGACTTGAAGGGTATGAAACACATCTCCCCTCAGAAAAGAGTGCATCATTCAGATTGCGCGTTCAGATTGCTCTTGCTTTGCTTTCAGGTGCGGGAGTAATTCTTCTTGATGATCCTTTTACCATGCTTCCTGCTGAAAGCAAAGATCACCTCTTCAGAGATCTTCGTGAGCTGACCAGCAGAACGGGAGCAGCCCTGTTTTTTGCGACCTCGGGTCTCG of Ignavibacteriales bacterium contains these proteins:
- a CDS encoding MBL fold metallo-hydrolase, with translation MIRRQGSICLKSITFNPFGENTYLLWDDETKDGVIFDPGCSDSQEEFELSSYVLEQKIHVKAVINTHCHLDHVWGNPFVIETWGCPFFAPELELPLLRNARKQGQSFGLILPDQPEPDSLIREEGLLEFGSIKLRSIFTPGHAPGEYCFLVEGTEFLIAGDVLFEESIGRTDLPGGNHKTLIASIKEKLFTLPDSTEIFPGHGNSTTIRHEKAFNPFLT
- a CDS encoding ATP-binding cassette domain-containing protein: MKISFQDLSFSYQNRLGISRRVISGLTLDITWDGNKAIAGMLLPYGGGKSSLLRIAAGLLTPDSGSCVVTGDNGKPVKVVYIPPVPCSLSWLSFDEQVRLVLPDLRDQSKIKQGAEICGLEGYETHLPSEKSASFRLRVQIALALLSGAGVILLDDPFTMLPAESKDHLFRDLRELTSRTGAALFFATSGLGDAAQLTDTLYIFSSLAGSQYEVIDSSSWSRDSLRKEKQELLISLPSNIRY